Proteins found in one Salmo salar chromosome ssa26, Ssal_v3.1, whole genome shotgun sequence genomic segment:
- the LOC106587815 gene encoding lysM and putative peptidoglycan-binding domain-containing protein 2, which produces MAEYSPVLPMRDGGARFGIGQPIFPRSRSGSESDSELSQSLARTKIRSYGSTASVAASLGEKYIEHRVTDSDTLQGIALKYEVTMEQIKRTNKLFSNDCIFLRNTLNIPVVSEKTSPFNGLSLESPDGDPQDQDFKPLCVGQDRDTEEDPSPPPAPGPGDKDSSSYKRPQTEELSAQDFLHRLDLQIKQSKQAARRLKEEEVRDSEEEYTLPVSSYQEI; this is translated from the exons ATGGCGGAGTACTCGCCTGTCCTGCCGATGAGGGATGGTGGAGCAAGGTTTGGTATCGGACAGCCCATCTTTCCCCGGTCCCGGTCCGGTTCAGAATCCGATAGTGAACTGTCTCAGAGTCTGGCCCGAACCAAGATCCGGTCTTACGGGAGTACGGCTAGCGTCGCGGCTTCTCTCGGCGAGAAATACATAGAGCATCGGGTCACAGACAGCGACACTTTGCAGGGCATAGCCCTCAAATACGAAGTAACG ATGGAGCAGATCAAGAGGACTAACAAGCTGTTCAGTAACGACTGTATCTTCCTGCGTAACACCCTCAACATCCCTGTGGTCTCAGAGAAGACCTCTCCCTTCAACGGCCTGTCTCTAGAGTCCCCCGACGGAgatccccaggaccaggacttcAAGcccctgtgtgtggggcaggacagggacactgaggaggaCCCCTCGCCGCCTCCGGCCCCTGGCCCTGGGGATAAGGACAGTAGTAGTTATAAACGGCCCCAGACAGAGGAGCTGTCGGCTCAAGACTTCCTGCACAGACTGGACTTGCAGATTAAACAGTCAAAGCAGGCAGCACGCAGGCTCAAAGAAGAGGAAGTGAG GGACAGTGAAGAGGAATACACACTTCCTGTTTCATCATACCAGGAGATCTAA